Genomic DNA from Dehalococcoidia bacterium:
TCTACCATCTCATTCTGCTCGACGACGACGATCACTCCTACGAATACGTGGTCGAGATGCTGGGGCGGATCTTCGGCTACAGCGTGGAGAAGGCGTTCGCCATCGCCTGCGCCGTGGATGGCAGCGGCCGGGCGATCGTAGAGACGGCCTCGCACCACCGGGTGAGCGACCACCAGCGCGTGATTCACCAGTTCGGCGCCGACCCGCGCATTCCGCGCTGCCGCGGCTCGATGTCCGCGATCATCGAGGCCGCCCGGTGAGCGAATCGCCACGCGCCACGCGCATCCGCCTGCCACACCGGCCGGAGATCGTCACGGAGATCTGGATGGGCGGCAGCGACAGCCTGGTGGGCGAGCCGGTGACGCTCGCCGCAGTCACCGGGGCGTTTGTGATCGACTGCGCCGGCAACCTGCCCCGCGCCTACCGCACCGCGGCGCAACGCTACCAGCCCTGCGTCTTCCTCGACGCCGAAGTCGTGCCCTACAGCT
This window encodes:
- a CDS encoding ATP-dependent Clp protease adaptor ClpS, encoding MATNPRPEVESRPRDAADLAPLYHLILLDDDDHSYEYVVEMLGRIFGYSVEKAFAIACAVDGSGRAIVETASHHRVSDHQRVIHQFGADPRIPRCRGSMSAIIEAAR